In Sulfitobacter sp. W027, a single window of DNA contains:
- the trxB gene encoding thioredoxin-disulfide reductase — protein MAETRKTKVLIIGSGPAGYTAGVYASRAMLEPILVQGIEPGGQLTTTTEVENWPGDSEVQGPDLMIRMQEHAKAMGTEIIGDIITDLDLSSRPFHAKGDSGTTYVADAVILATGARAKWLGLESEEKFKGFGVSACATCDGFFYRGQEIVVIGGGNTAVEEALFLTNFASKVTLIHRRDELRAEKILIDRLMKNPKIEPLWFHELDEVYGTDSPLGVEGVKVKNVKTGEITDIPAKGVFVAIGHAPSNELVKDVLETHMGGYVVTKPDSTETSIPGVFAAGDLTDHKYRQAVTSAGMGCMAALEAERFLAEVGDDEGKDTSLPLGYGAVVKEDV, from the coding sequence ATGGCCGAGACACGTAAAACCAAGGTACTGATCATCGGCTCCGGCCCTGCGGGCTATACCGCCGGTGTCTATGCAAGCCGCGCCATGTTGGAGCCGATCCTCGTCCAAGGGATCGAGCCCGGCGGCCAGTTGACCACTACAACAGAGGTCGAGAACTGGCCCGGCGACAGCGAGGTCCAAGGCCCCGACCTGATGATCCGCATGCAAGAGCACGCCAAAGCGATGGGCACCGAAATCATCGGCGACATCATCACCGATCTCGATCTGTCGAGCCGCCCCTTCCATGCCAAGGGCGACAGCGGCACCACCTATGTGGCCGATGCGGTCATCCTTGCCACCGGCGCCCGCGCCAAATGGCTGGGGCTGGAGTCGGAAGAGAAGTTCAAAGGTTTCGGCGTCTCGGCCTGCGCCACCTGCGACGGGTTCTTCTATCGCGGACAAGAGATTGTCGTGATCGGTGGCGGCAACACCGCCGTGGAAGAGGCGCTGTTCCTGACAAACTTTGCCTCAAAGGTCACGCTGATCCACCGCCGTGACGAGCTGCGCGCCGAGAAGATCCTGATCGATCGCCTGATGAAAAACCCCAAGATCGAACCGCTGTGGTTCCATGAGTTAGACGAGGTTTACGGCACCGACAGCCCTCTGGGTGTCGAGGGCGTGAAGGTTAAAAACGTCAAGACGGGCGAGATCACTGATATCCCGGCCAAAGGGGTGTTCGTAGCCATCGGTCACGCGCCCTCGAATGAATTGGTGAAGGACGTGTTGGAAACCCATATGGGCGGCTATGTCGTGACCAAACCCGATAGCACTGAAACCTCGATCCCCGGCGTATTTGCCGCAGGCGACCTGACGGACCACAAGTACCGCCAAGCCGTCACCTCCGCGGGCATGGGCTGCATGGCAGCGCTCGAAGCCGAGCGTTTCCTTGCCGAAGTGGGCGATGATGAAGGCAAAGACACCTCCCTTCCGCTAGGCTATGGGGCCGTAGTGAAGGAAGACGTTTAA
- a CDS encoding Lrp/AsnC family transcriptional regulator — protein sequence MAGTRLDPIDRMILAELQSDGRMTNVELAKRVGISAPPCLRRVRTLEEQGYIKGYHADVDARELGFEVQVFAMVGLASQAESDLSAFEEKCRGWPLVRECHMLNGEVDFILKCVAPDLSSFQSFLTGQLLTTPNVESVKTSLVIRGAKDDPGVPFDVLEARLSTAP from the coding sequence ATGGCAGGTACACGACTAGATCCGATTGACCGGATGATCTTGGCCGAACTGCAATCAGATGGCCGGATGACGAACGTCGAACTGGCCAAACGCGTTGGCATTTCTGCGCCGCCTTGCTTGCGTCGAGTCCGCACGTTGGAAGAGCAGGGCTATATTAAAGGCTATCACGCGGACGTCGACGCGCGGGAGTTGGGCTTTGAAGTCCAAGTCTTTGCGATGGTCGGACTGGCCAGTCAGGCCGAATCTGATCTAAGCGCTTTTGAGGAGAAATGCCGCGGTTGGCCGCTGGTACGCGAGTGCCATATGCTCAACGGTGAAGTTGATTTTATCCTGAAGTGCGTGGCACCTGATCTATCAAGCTTTCAAAGCTTTCTGACCGGTCAGTTGCTGACCACGCCGAATGTGGAAAGTGTAAAAACCAGCCTCGTGATCCGTGGCGCGAAAGACGACCCCGGTGTGCCGTTTGATGTGCTCGAAGCGCGGCTCTCGACCGCGCCTTAA
- a CDS encoding Hint domain-containing protein: protein MTQTAATDFGSPTAAPLRNYEVAALRADGSLYIGQDNAPALPLFEAAFAAFARGTLIQTVLGDIAIEDLQPGDMINTSSGEPAQLIWIGSSNFIPADTGRRLPLIRIMPDSFGEGRPSSFLTLGPAARVLHTPHHLRAEAGGTRLLTPVREFVDGVNVIEVSPPTPVRLFHICLSRHAAIKAGGLEMETFHPGAQALRDATHNLRDRFLSMFPQIGHATDFGPLAHPRAPDTPDESVAD from the coding sequence ATGACACAGACCGCCGCCACTGATTTTGGCAGCCCGACCGCCGCACCGTTGCGCAACTACGAAGTTGCCGCACTGCGCGCCGATGGGTCACTCTATATCGGTCAGGACAACGCGCCCGCTCTGCCCCTTTTCGAAGCCGCCTTTGCTGCCTTTGCCCGCGGCACATTGATCCAGACCGTGCTAGGCGACATCGCGATTGAAGACCTGCAACCCGGTGACATGATCAACACCTCCTCCGGGGAACCTGCGCAGTTGATCTGGATCGGATCGAGCAATTTCATCCCGGCAGACACTGGGCGACGCCTGCCCCTGATCCGCATCATGCCTGACAGTTTCGGAGAGGGACGGCCCAGTTCATTTCTCACCCTTGGCCCTGCTGCGCGGGTGCTGCACACCCCCCATCACCTTCGCGCCGAGGCGGGCGGCACGCGATTGCTGACGCCCGTGCGTGAGTTTGTAGATGGGGTGAATGTGATCGAGGTCTCGCCCCCGACCCCGGTACGCCTGTTCCATATCTGCCTGTCGCGCCATGCGGCGATCAAGGCAGGCGGACTGGAGATGGAGACTTTCCACCCCGGCGCGCAGGCATTGCGCGATGCCACGCACAACCTGCGAGACCGTTTTCTGTCAATGTTTCCGCAGATTGGTCACGCGACGGATTTCGGCCCCCTCGCCCATCCCCGCGCGCCTGACACGCCTGACGAAAGTGTGGCCGACTGA
- the pgeF gene encoding peptidoglycan editing factor PgeF: MTLEILTSDALAPLRHGFFTRRGGASSGVFSGLNCGSGSSDQSEIVRINRARAAEAMGLPADHLVGVHQVHSATVVTVTEPRDDKPRADALVTKTPGIALSILTADCQPVLFADAQAGVVGAAHAGWRGALDGILEATVDAMVDLGATREKITAVIGPSISQRAYEVGPEFLDNFINADPEFARYFAQGEGDRLHFDLPGFGLNRLRAAGVGHAEWTRHCTYADPARFYSYRRTTHAKEADYGRLLSAITL, from the coding sequence ATGACGCTCGAAATTCTCACATCCGACGCGCTCGCCCCTCTGCGGCACGGGTTTTTCACCCGTCGTGGCGGTGCGTCATCGGGGGTTTTTTCCGGATTGAACTGCGGCAGCGGCAGCTCTGACCAGTCGGAGATTGTGCGTATCAATCGCGCCCGCGCCGCTGAGGCGATGGGCCTGCCTGCAGATCACCTCGTGGGGGTACATCAAGTGCATTCCGCCACCGTCGTCACGGTGACAGAGCCGCGCGATGACAAGCCCCGCGCTGATGCGCTGGTGACCAAGACACCGGGCATCGCGCTGTCGATCCTGACGGCCGATTGCCAGCCGGTGCTTTTTGCAGATGCGCAGGCGGGGGTCGTTGGTGCCGCTCACGCAGGCTGGCGCGGCGCGCTTGACGGGATACTTGAAGCCACCGTCGATGCGATGGTCGATCTGGGTGCCACGCGCGAAAAGATCACCGCCGTGATCGGCCCTTCTATCAGCCAGCGCGCCTATGAGGTTGGGCCAGAATTTCTCGACAACTTTATAAACGCCGATCCTGAGTTTGCCCGCTATTTTGCGCAAGGAGAGGGCGACCGGCTGCATTTTGACCTGCCGGGCTTTGGCCTGAACCGGTTGCGGGCCGCGGGCGTGGGCCATGCGGAATGGACAAGGCACTGCACCTATGCCGATCCCGCGCGATTCTATTCCTACCGGCGCACGACCCATGCCAAGGAAGCCGACTACGGGCGCTTGCTTTCTGCAATCACGCTCTGA
- a CDS encoding class I SAM-dependent methyltransferase gives MSLKDHLLARIALEGPMRLDDYMQSCLLHPDWGYYTTRAPFGPEGDFITAPEISQMFGELVGLSLAQSWLDQGAPSPFTLAELGPGRGTLVADALRACARVPGFLTAAQVTLVEASPALRDVQRETLQGHEVTWLESIADLPDTPLYLIANEFFDALPIRQFIRQGAGWAERRVGTAEGALVFGLAPVAPQPALAHRLEDTKDGDLVELCAPASEIMQEIGRRIAVHGGAALIVDYGDWRALGDTLQALENHAPVDPLANPGRADLTAHVDFEALALACPCSYSRVVTQGVFLERLGVTARAQKLAEPLTGDTLNNHIAAHRRLTHPAEMGNLFKVMGLYQKGQTPPPGTEV, from the coding sequence ATGAGCCTGAAGGACCATCTGCTGGCGCGGATCGCACTGGAAGGACCGATGCGGCTGGACGACTATATGCAGTCCTGCCTGCTGCATCCCGATTGGGGCTACTACACGACCCGCGCGCCTTTCGGCCCTGAGGGGGATTTCATCACCGCCCCCGAGATCAGCCAGATGTTTGGCGAGTTGGTCGGCCTCTCCTTGGCGCAAAGTTGGCTGGATCAGGGCGCGCCTTCGCCCTTCACGCTCGCCGAACTTGGGCCGGGGCGCGGCACGCTGGTGGCCGATGCGCTCCGCGCCTGCGCGCGGGTGCCCGGGTTTCTGACGGCGGCGCAGGTCACGCTGGTCGAAGCTTCCCCCGCTCTGCGCGATGTGCAGCGCGAGACGTTGCAGGGCCATGAGGTCACTTGGCTAGAGAGCATAGCGGACCTGCCCGATACGCCACTTTATCTCATCGCCAATGAATTTTTCGACGCGCTGCCGATCCGCCAGTTCATCCGCCAAGGTGCGGGCTGGGCCGAGCGGCGCGTGGGCACGGCAGAGGGTGCGTTGGTCTTCGGCCTCGCCCCCGTGGCACCACAGCCGGCCCTTGCCCATCGGCTGGAGGATACCAAGGACGGCGATCTGGTAGAGCTCTGCGCTCCGGCGTCAGAGATCATGCAGGAGATCGGGCGCCGCATCGCGGTGCACGGGGGAGCCGCGCTGATCGTGGACTATGGCGATTGGCGGGCTTTGGGCGACACCTTGCAAGCTTTGGAGAACCACGCCCCCGTCGACCCGCTGGCCAACCCCGGCCGCGCCGACCTCACCGCCCATGTCGATTTCGAAGCGCTCGCCCTTGCCTGTCCCTGTTCATATAGTCGTGTGGTTACCCAAGGTGTGTTTCTCGAGCGTTTGGGCGTTACCGCCCGCGCGCAGAAACTGGCCGAACCGCTTACCGGTGACACGCTCAACAATCATATTGCCGCACATCGGCGGTTGACGCACCCGGCGGAAATGGGAAACCTGTTCAAAGTGATGGGGCTCTACCAAAAAGGTCAGACCCCACCCCCGGGGACAGAAGTATGA
- the lgt gene encoding prolipoprotein diacylglyceryl transferase, whose protein sequence is MIAMLPFPDIAPEIFSVNLFGTTFALRWYALAYIVGILLGWRIATAAVKRPQLWKNDTPVMKPGQVEDLLFWVILGVILGGRLGYVLFYQPAYYLSNPAAILQLWEGGMSFHGGALGVILAGLFYTWRHRIPVISTGDMVCLGLAPGLFLGRLANFINAELWGRPTDLPWGVAFPGEAAQFCPDVAGICARHPSQLYEALLEGLLLGGVLIWMAWKRGALKMPGLIGGTFLAGYGAARFAVEFLRQPDAQFVTPGNPLGLAWHIGGWGLTMGQILSLPMIAVGVFLIIRARRKA, encoded by the coding sequence ATGATAGCCATGCTCCCCTTCCCCGATATCGCGCCGGAAATCTTTTCGGTTAACCTGTTCGGCACCACCTTCGCGCTGCGCTGGTACGCGCTGGCCTATATCGTGGGCATTCTGCTGGGCTGGCGCATCGCCACCGCAGCGGTAAAGCGACCCCAACTGTGGAAGAACGACACGCCGGTGATGAAGCCCGGTCAGGTCGAAGACCTGCTGTTTTGGGTAATCCTCGGCGTGATCCTCGGCGGACGCTTGGGCTATGTGCTGTTTTACCAACCGGCCTATTACCTGTCGAATCCCGCCGCCATCTTGCAACTTTGGGAAGGCGGCATGTCCTTCCATGGCGGGGCGCTTGGGGTCATTCTGGCCGGGCTCTTTTATACATGGCGGCACCGGATCCCGGTAATCTCGACGGGGGACATGGTCTGTTTGGGGCTGGCACCGGGGCTGTTTCTGGGACGGCTGGCGAATTTCATCAATGCCGAGCTTTGGGGCCGCCCGACCGATCTGCCCTGGGGCGTCGCCTTCCCCGGTGAGGCGGCGCAGTTCTGCCCCGACGTGGCGGGCATCTGCGCGCGCCACCCTTCGCAGCTTTACGAAGCACTGCTGGAGGGGCTGCTCTTGGGCGGTGTGCTGATCTGGATGGCATGGAAACGTGGCGCGCTAAAGATGCCGGGTCTAATCGGCGGCACCTTCCTTGCGGGCTATGGCGCGGCGCGCTTCGCGGTTGAGTTCCTGCGCCAACCGGACGCGCAATTCGTCACTCCCGGCAATCCGCTGGGGCTGGCGTGGCATATCGGCGGCTGGGGGCTGACCATGGGGCAAATCCTGTCGCTGCCAATGATCGCCGTTGGCGTCTTCCTCATCATCCGAGCGCGGCGGAAGGCATGA
- a CDS encoding accessory factor UbiK family protein, whose amino-acid sequence MQTRNKFFDDVSQMMTNAMGVAQGAKDEAETAFKGMLDRWLADRDFVTREEFDAVRAMAQKAREENEVLKARLDKLETKG is encoded by the coding sequence ATGCAGACCCGTAACAAGTTTTTCGACGACGTATCACAGATGATGACAAACGCGATGGGTGTCGCCCAAGGCGCCAAGGACGAGGCCGAGACCGCTTTCAAAGGCATGCTCGACCGTTGGCTCGCCGATCGTGATTTCGTGACCCGTGAAGAGTTCGACGCGGTGCGTGCCATGGCGCAAAAGGCCCGCGAAGAGAACGAAGTGTTGAAAGCGCGGCTCGACAAGCTCGAGACCAAAGGCTGA
- a CDS encoding YbjN domain-containing protein — MALSEHYLEEDIHPIDIVENLAAHHDWEFDRVADDQIAMAVEGQWRTYSITLAWSAYDETLRLICTFEMEPPAEKLPQLYELLNLVNDQCWAGAFSFWADQQVMVYRYGLVLSGGQVAGPEQIDTMIGAAVMSAERYYPALQLLVWGDQTPKAAMDVAIAEAYGRA; from the coding sequence ATGGCCCTGTCCGAGCATTACCTTGAAGAAGACATTCACCCCATTGATATCGTTGAAAATCTGGCAGCCCATCATGATTGGGAGTTTGACCGCGTCGCGGATGACCAAATTGCCATGGCCGTTGAAGGGCAGTGGCGGACGTATTCGATCACGCTAGCGTGGTCAGCCTATGACGAGACGTTGCGCCTGATTTGCACCTTTGAGATGGAGCCGCCTGCCGAAAAACTGCCGCAGCTTTACGAATTGTTAAACCTCGTCAACGATCAATGCTGGGCCGGGGCATTCAGCTTCTGGGCCGATCAGCAAGTGATGGTCTACCGCTACGGGTTGGTCTTGTCGGGTGGTCAGGTCGCGGGGCCAGAGCAGATCGACACAATGATCGGTGCCGCTGTTATGAGTGCGGAGCGCTACTATCCCGCGTTGCAATTGCTGGTCTGGGGCGATCAAACCCCCAAGGCCGCGATGGATGTCGCCATTGCAGAGGCTTACGGCCGGGCGTAA
- the proC gene encoding pyrroline-5-carboxylate reductase, whose translation MKDGRVARDGLVLLGCGKIGSAMLEGWLAKGLPASSVWVRDPKPSDWLQGTGVNLNADLPAAPAVVLVAVKPQMMADALPTLRAMGNGETLFVSVAAGTTINYFESVLGADTPIVRAMPNTPAAISQGITAIVGNAKAGSRSLDEAETLLSAVGEVVRLSEEAQIDAVTGVSGSGPAYVFHMIECMAAAGVAQGLPEELAMQLAKATVAGAGALAMEAEEDPSQLRVNVTSPNGTTQAALEVLMDEAEGFPPLLKRAVAAAADRSRELANG comes from the coding sequence ATGAAAGACGGCAGAGTTGCACGTGACGGCTTGGTTTTGCTGGGCTGTGGCAAGATAGGATCGGCCATGTTGGAGGGTTGGCTGGCGAAGGGACTGCCTGCGAGCTCGGTCTGGGTGCGTGACCCCAAGCCGTCAGACTGGCTGCAAGGCACTGGTGTGAACCTTAACGCTGATCTGCCCGCCGCGCCCGCCGTGGTGCTGGTGGCAGTTAAGCCGCAGATGATGGCAGATGCACTGCCGACGCTTCGGGCGATGGGCAATGGCGAAACGCTGTTCGTAAGCGTCGCCGCGGGCACCACCATTAACTATTTCGAAAGCGTCCTCGGAGCCGATACACCCATTGTGCGGGCCATGCCCAACACCCCCGCCGCCATTTCTCAAGGGATCACCGCTATTGTCGGCAACGCCAAAGCAGGCAGCCGATCATTGGATGAGGCCGAGACCCTCCTAAGCGCTGTGGGTGAAGTCGTCCGCCTGTCCGAAGAGGCGCAGATCGACGCAGTCACTGGGGTCAGTGGCTCTGGCCCAGCTTATGTTTTTCACATGATCGAATGTATGGCCGCCGCTGGGGTGGCCCAAGGATTGCCCGAAGAATTGGCCATGCAGTTGGCTAAAGCGACAGTCGCCGGGGCAGGGGCATTAGCGATGGAGGCCGAAGAAGACCCGAGCCAGCTTCGCGTCAATGTGACCAGCCCAAATGGCACCACCCAAGCGGCGCTTGAGGTTTTGATGGATGAGGCTGAAGGCTTCCCGCCCTTGCTGAAACGCGCCGTGGCCGCCGCCGCAGACAGATCGCGGGAGCTGGCAAATGGCTGA
- a CDS encoding tRNA-binding protein, whose product MAEITFDDFMKVDIRVGTVTRAEAFPEARKPAIKLWVDFGEEIGERKTSAQITAHYTPETLVGRQVVAVVNFPARQIGPFMSEVLVLGLPDSAGEIVLLSPDQNVPEGGRMH is encoded by the coding sequence ATGGCTGAGATCACTTTCGACGATTTCATGAAAGTTGACATTCGCGTTGGCACGGTCACCCGGGCCGAGGCCTTTCCCGAAGCGCGCAAACCGGCGATCAAACTCTGGGTGGATTTCGGCGAGGAGATCGGCGAGCGTAAGACTTCGGCCCAGATCACCGCGCATTATACACCGGAAACGCTCGTTGGGCGGCAGGTTGTTGCTGTGGTCAACTTCCCCGCGCGCCAAATCGGGCCTTTCATGTCCGAGGTGCTGGTGCTTGGCCTGCCGGATAGCGCCGGAGAGATCGTGCTGTTGTCGCCCGATCAAAACGTGCCCGAAGGAGGGCGGATGCATTGA
- a CDS encoding D-glycerate dehydrogenase: MKKILIARPLPKEVTEALKGCEVTVREETAPLSGEEMRAALRDYDGVMPTLGDAFSVEVFADVLDPRCKILANFGVGYNHIDAAAARAAGVEVTNTPGAVTDATADIAMTLMLMSARRAAEGERLVRSGAWEGWHPTQMLGLHLTGKRVGIVGMGRIGQAIARRCHYGFEMQVSYFNRSAKELDFPATRVESLTKLAGSVDVLVVAVPGGGETRHLIDETVLGAMQAHARLINIARGDVVQEAALIDALRTGKIGGAGLDVYEFEPKVPQALCDLENVVLLPHLGTAAREVRVDMGLMAVANLQAFIDGQTPPNRV, encoded by the coding sequence TTGAAAAAGATATTGATTGCCAGACCTCTTCCCAAGGAAGTCACCGAGGCGCTGAAGGGCTGCGAAGTAACGGTGCGCGAGGAAACCGCGCCGCTTTCGGGCGAAGAAATGCGCGCCGCGCTGCGCGACTATGACGGGGTGATGCCGACCTTGGGGGATGCCTTCTCGGTCGAAGTTTTCGCCGATGTGCTTGATCCGCGCTGCAAGATCCTCGCCAATTTCGGCGTCGGTTATAACCACATTGACGCCGCAGCCGCCCGCGCGGCGGGGGTTGAGGTGACCAACACCCCCGGTGCGGTCACCGATGCGACCGCCGATATCGCCATGACACTTATGCTGATGTCCGCCCGCCGTGCCGCCGAAGGGGAGCGGCTGGTCCGTTCCGGCGCGTGGGAGGGGTGGCACCCGACCCAAATGCTGGGGCTGCACCTGACGGGCAAACGGGTTGGTATTGTTGGCATGGGCCGGATCGGGCAGGCCATTGCGCGGCGGTGTCACTATGGATTCGAAATGCAGGTCAGCTATTTTAACCGCAGCGCTAAGGAGTTGGACTTCCCGGCTACCCGTGTTGAAAGCCTGACCAAATTGGCCGGATCCGTCGACGTACTGGTTGTTGCCGTACCGGGCGGCGGCGAGACGCGGCATCTGATTGATGAGACGGTGCTGGGCGCGATGCAGGCCCATGCTCGGCTCATCAACATCGCTCGCGGCGATGTGGTACAGGAGGCGGCACTGATTGACGCCCTTCGAACGGGGAAGATCGGCGGCGCTGGTTTGGATGTCTATGAATTCGAACCAAAGGTGCCGCAGGCGCTGTGTGACTTGGAAAATGTCGTGCTGCTGCCACATCTCGGCACGGCGGCGCGTGAGGTGCGCGTTGATATGGGGCTGATGGCGGTGGCCAATCTGCAAGCCTTCATCGACGGACAGACGCCGCCAAACCGGGTTTAG
- a CDS encoding thymidine kinase, with product MAKLYFNYSTMNAGKSTVLLQAAHNYVERGMVPYLLTAQFDNRAGEGRIASRIGIGQEADTFGPGEDLLAKIESRLEQGPCACIFVDEAQFLEVEQVWQLARAVDDLGVPIMCFGLRVDFRGELFPGSATLLALADEMREVRTICHCGKKATMVVRRDAEGQAMRDGAQVQIGGNETYVSLCRKHWRAAVGDG from the coding sequence ATGGCAAAGCTTTACTTCAATTACTCCACCATGAACGCTGGCAAATCCACGGTGCTGCTGCAGGCGGCACACAACTATGTGGAGCGCGGCATGGTGCCCTATCTGCTGACTGCGCAGTTCGACAACCGCGCGGGCGAAGGGCGCATCGCATCGCGCATCGGCATAGGCCAAGAGGCCGACACTTTCGGCCCCGGTGAGGACCTTCTGGCCAAGATCGAAAGCCGGTTAGAGCAAGGCCCCTGCGCCTGTATCTTCGTCGATGAGGCGCAGTTTCTCGAAGTCGAACAGGTCTGGCAACTGGCCCGCGCGGTGGATGATCTCGGCGTGCCGATCATGTGTTTTGGGCTACGAGTCGATTTCCGAGGTGAGCTTTTCCCCGGCTCCGCCACCCTGCTCGCGCTAGCCGATGAGATGCGCGAAGTGCGCACCATCTGTCATTGCGGGAAAAAGGCAACGATGGTCGTGCGCCGTGACGCCGAAGGACAGGCCATGCGCGACGGCGCACAGGTGCAGATCGGCGGGAATGAGACCTATGTCTCTCTCTGCCGCAAACACTGGCGCGCCGCCGTGGGCGATGGCTAA
- a CDS encoding beta-ketoacyl-ACP synthase III: MYQAAITGTGVFTPQKTITNAELVEAFNAYADLYNTENAEAIKAGTLEAKAHSSEEFIVKASGIEQRYVMDKSGVLDPNIMHPLLRQRADEEPSLMAEMAVDAAQKALAAAGKTAADVDAVICAASNLERAYPAVAIEIQELLGVKGFAFDMNVACSSATFGIQAAADMIRSGSIRSALVVNPEICSAHLEWRDRDCHFIFGDVATATLLERAEDTDGPCFDVISTRCATEYSNNIRNNNGFLRRSRPDGLSDRRDMQFMQNGRKVFKEVLPMVAEHIGGHMADNGLESSDLKRIWLHQANKSMNDFIGRKVLGREPETGEQPNILQDYANTSSAGSIIAFAKNSDDLKDGDTGLICSFGAGYSVGSVIVKKRG, encoded by the coding sequence ATGTATCAAGCCGCCATCACCGGTACGGGCGTTTTCACGCCCCAGAAGACCATCACCAACGCCGAACTGGTCGAAGCGTTCAACGCCTATGCCGACCTCTATAACACCGAGAATGCCGAAGCGATCAAAGCAGGCACTCTGGAGGCTAAGGCGCATTCCTCGGAAGAGTTCATCGTCAAAGCCAGCGGCATTGAGCAGCGCTATGTCATGGATAAATCCGGCGTGCTCGACCCGAACATCATGCACCCATTGCTGCGCCAGCGCGCGGATGAGGAACCGTCATTGATGGCGGAAATGGCCGTTGACGCAGCGCAAAAAGCGCTCGCCGCTGCGGGCAAAACCGCCGCTGATGTGGATGCGGTGATCTGCGCGGCCTCCAATCTGGAACGCGCCTATCCTGCGGTGGCTATTGAGATTCAAGAACTGCTGGGGGTTAAAGGGTTCGCTTTCGACATGAACGTCGCCTGCTCTTCTGCCACCTTCGGTATACAAGCGGCTGCGGACATGATCCGTTCCGGCTCCATCCGCTCGGCTCTGGTGGTGAACCCTGAGATTTGCTCGGCCCACCTCGAATGGCGCGACCGGGATTGCCACTTTATCTTTGGCGATGTCGCCACTGCCACTTTGCTGGAACGTGCCGAGGATACCGACGGCCCCTGTTTTGACGTCATCTCGACCCGCTGCGCGACCGAGTATTCCAACAACATCCGCAACAACAACGGCTTCCTCCGTCGGTCCCGTCCCGACGGGCTGAGCGACCGGCGCGATATGCAATTCATGCAGAATGGGCGCAAAGTGTTTAAGGAAGTGTTGCCCATGGTGGCCGAGCATATCGGCGGGCATATGGCCGACAACGGATTGGAATCCTCAGATCTGAAACGCATTTGGCTGCATCAGGCGAACAAATCGATGAACGACTTCATTGGCCGCAAGGTCCTGGGTCGGGAACCAGAAACGGGTGAGCAGCCCAACATTCTGCAGGACTACGCCAATACCTCCTCCGCCGGGTCAATCATCGCTTTTGCTAAGAATTCTGACGATCTGAAGGATGGCGACACCGGGCTAATCTGCTCTTTCGGCGCGGGCTACTCCGTGGGTTCCGTCATCGTCAAAAAGCGCGGTTAA